One segment of Candidatus Eremiobacterota bacterium DNA contains the following:
- the pseB gene encoding UDP-N-acetylglucosamine 4,6-dehydratase (inverting), translated as MLDDKVILLTGGTGSFGQKFVEMALKRHNPMVIRVYSRDELKQWEMMKLYGNESQVRFFIGDVRDKDRLDRAMDGVDMVIHAAALKQVPFCEYNPIEAVKTNILGAQNIIECAIDHNIPKVAAISTDKAVSPVNLYGATKMCMEKLLIAANAYVGGKRQTRMSCIRYGNVVGSRGSVIPLFLEQKNTGKITITHKEMTRFWITLEQGVEFVIKSVSIMHGGEVFIPKVPSMRIMDLAEAIAPDCEIDFVGIRPGEKIHESLLTADEARHSLVFDDCFIIEPEHTWWNRDKITGGKELPEGFCYESDKNDWWLSKDELQKMISE; from the coding sequence ATGTTAGACGACAAGGTTATCTTACTGACGGGGGGTACTGGATCATTCGGTCAGAAGTTCGTTGAAATGGCGCTGAAAAGACACAACCCAATGGTGATTCGTGTCTATAGCAGGGATGAGCTCAAACAATGGGAAATGATGAAGCTATATGGCAACGAATCACAAGTTCGGTTCTTCATAGGCGACGTGAGAGACAAAGACAGACTCGACAGGGCAATGGATGGCGTCGATATGGTAATTCACGCTGCAGCATTAAAGCAGGTGCCTTTTTGTGAATATAACCCTATCGAAGCGGTAAAGACCAATATTTTAGGAGCTCAGAACATTATTGAGTGCGCTATTGATCACAACATACCAAAGGTGGCTGCCATAAGCACCGATAAAGCTGTAAGCCCCGTGAATTTGTATGGTGCGACAAAAATGTGCATGGAAAAATTGCTTATTGCTGCAAATGCTTATGTCGGAGGAAAAAGGCAGACAAGAATGTCCTGTATTCGTTATGGAAATGTTGTCGGGAGCAGGGGAAGCGTAATCCCTTTATTTCTGGAGCAGAAGAATACAGGAAAGATAACGATCACTCATAAGGAGATGACAAGGTTCTGGATTACTCTGGAGCAGGGAGTTGAATTTGTCATAAAAAGCGTTTCCATCATGCACGGAGGTGAAGTGTTTATTCCCAAAGTGCCAAGTATGAGAATTATGGACCTGGCTGAAGCAATTGCACCTGATTGTGAAATAGACTTTGTGGGGATAAGGCCCGGAGAAAAAATTCATGAAAGCCTGCTTACCGCAGATGAAGCCCGTCATTCATTGGTGTTTGACGATTGCTTCATAATTGAGCCTGAACATACCTGGTGGAACAGAGATAAGATCACAGGAGGCAAAGAGCTGCCAGAGGGGTTCTGTTATGAAAGTGACAAGAATGATTGGTGGCTTTCCAAGGATGAACTGCAGAAAATGATAAGCGAATAA
- a CDS encoding N-acetyl sugar amidotransferase — protein sequence MRYCTKCIMPDTRPEQVFDEAGVCDACRSWKKRSTEIDWEQRKREFEEILSKYRNREGTWWDCIIPVSGGKDSCHQAYTMKYMFGMNPLLVNFIPCEMTDIGLKNVLFLRDLGFDIIQVGANRKIYRQMVRKGFFDLGDCCWPEHIGIFTAPVRVAVQYRIPLIIWGENPQFDYGGPASKRESNYLDRNWLEQFQMLGYRISDLYEEEEFEKKDLLVFEYPSDAELREVGVTGLFLGYYTKWNANDHVKKMSALGWNANPDGPVEGAYYDYENLDCKWIAGLHDYMKFIKYGYGRATDQMCIEIRSGRLERQKALKMVREYEGKIPRKYMPDFLRFINCSEEDFFRTLTRFTHRKIFVRNSDGSFKRDKNGELIKIDYGY from the coding sequence ATGAGATATTGCACAAAATGCATCATGCCTGATACAAGGCCTGAGCAGGTTTTTGATGAAGCGGGAGTTTGTGATGCCTGCCGATCCTGGAAGAAGAGAAGTACAGAAATTGACTGGGAGCAGAGAAAGAGAGAATTCGAAGAAATCCTGAGTAAGTACAGAAATCGTGAGGGAACCTGGTGGGATTGTATCATTCCCGTTAGTGGCGGGAAAGACAGCTGCCATCAGGCATATACGATGAAATATATGTTCGGTATGAATCCTCTCCTTGTAAACTTTATCCCCTGTGAAATGACGGACATCGGGCTCAAAAATGTCTTATTTCTTCGTGATTTGGGTTTTGATATCATTCAGGTAGGAGCGAACAGGAAAATATACAGGCAGATGGTCCGGAAGGGTTTCTTTGATCTCGGAGATTGTTGCTGGCCTGAACATATAGGGATTTTTACTGCACCGGTGAGAGTTGCTGTTCAATACAGAATCCCTCTGATAATATGGGGTGAAAATCCTCAGTTTGATTATGGAGGCCCTGCCTCGAAAAGAGAGAGCAACTACCTGGATCGTAATTGGCTGGAGCAGTTTCAGATGTTGGGTTACAGGATATCCGACCTGTATGAGGAAGAAGAGTTTGAAAAGAAAGACCTGCTTGTTTTTGAATACCCTTCAGATGCTGAATTGAGAGAAGTAGGGGTAACAGGTCTCTTCCTGGGGTACTATACAAAATGGAATGCCAATGACCATGTCAAAAAAATGTCGGCTCTTGGATGGAATGCCAATCCTGACGGTCCGGTGGAGGGAGCGTATTATGATTATGAAAATCTTGATTGCAAGTGGATAGCGGGTCTCCATGATTATATGAAGTTCATAAAATATGGCTACGGGAGAGCCACGGATCAAATGTGCATTGAAATAAGAAGCGGGAGACTTGAACGGCAGAAGGCATTGAAAATGGTGAGAGAATATGAGGGGAAAATACCAAGGAAATATATGCCGGATTTTTTGAGATTTATTAATTGTTCGGAGGAAGATTTTTTCAGAACGCTCACCAGGTTTACGCATAGAAAGATTTTTGTGAGAAACAGTGATGGATCATTCAAACGTGACAAAAATGGAGAACTGATAAAAATTGATTACGGTTATTGA
- a CDS encoding phosphopantetheine-binding protein, whose translation MDIQESVLTYFRQNGSIDLKGATELEKLKCNYLEEGVVDSFGIVNMIMTFEEQFNIHFTPEDMQSDDFQTPGGLIKLIESHIQKSENHS comes from the coding sequence ATGGATATTCAAGAATCAGTACTAACATATTTTAGACAGAATGGTTCAATTGATTTAAAAGGAGCCACTGAGCTGGAGAAATTGAAATGTAATTACCTCGAGGAAGGTGTAGTGGATTCTTTCGGGATTGTAAATATGATAATGACCTTTGAAGAGCAGTTTAATATCCATTTCACACCTGAAGATATGCAATCCGATGATTTTCAAACTCCCGGGGGATTAATCAAGCTTATAGAAAGCCATATTCAGAAGAGTGAAAATCATTCCTAA
- the pseH gene encoding UDP-4-amino-4,6-dideoxy-N-acetyl-beta-L-altrosamine N-acetyltransferase produces the protein MINLRKSFEFEEVSLINFIHLKVQEREMVLNWRNNEVIRKWMYNSEIISMKEHLEFLAGLKSSDHMHYWLVWTRESGYIGVISLNKINKLHKNAYIGIYSDPDKKGIGTILIRMVFRLAFQIACLHTLKLEVIEDNLRALEFYRKNGFIVEGTLKEFVFMDNGWKNVIIMGITQKEIDNGL, from the coding sequence ATGATCAATTTAAGAAAGAGCTTTGAATTCGAAGAGGTGAGCCTCATCAATTTTATTCATCTTAAAGTACAGGAAAGAGAGATGGTGCTGAACTGGAGAAATAACGAGGTCATTAGGAAATGGATGTATAATAGTGAGATCATATCAATGAAGGAGCATCTTGAATTCCTGGCCGGCTTGAAATCCTCTGACCATATGCATTATTGGCTGGTATGGACAAGAGAAAGCGGTTATATCGGGGTAATATCACTTAACAAAATAAACAAGCTTCATAAGAATGCGTATATTGGAATATACTCAGATCCAGACAAAAAAGGAATAGGCACAATACTCATTCGGATGGTCTTCCGTCTTGCATTTCAAATCGCTTGTCTTCATACATTGAAGCTGGAAGTGATTGAAGACAATCTGAGAGCCTTGGAGTTTTACAGGAAGAATGGCTTTATCGTAGAGGGAACACTGAAAGAATTTGTTTTTATGGATAATGGATGGAAAAATGTGATAATTATGGGAATTACTCAAAAGGAAATAGACAATGGCCTTTAA
- a CDS encoding imidazole glycerol phosphate synthase cyclase subunit: MLRNRVIPIVLLVDYAVVKTIQFTTRRNLGNPVVIANIYENRKVDEIVFLDIDASKQGRGLDVDTINAVVEDCFMPITIGGGLRNCEDIEKALRAGADKVSLNSILLENMEFLKEAVSVFGSQCITVSIDVKKNCNNDYIVYSHAHKDVNWSLTEFLRLVSEYKAGEILLNNVDLDGTMKGYDLQLINLVSSLSSIPVIAAGGASKPSDCADAIKAGASAVAASSIFHFTSITPRICKRAMAEASIPVRL, from the coding sequence ATGCTGAGAAATAGAGTCATTCCTATCGTTTTGCTTGTGGATTATGCCGTAGTGAAGACTATACAATTCACCACAAGAAGAAATCTTGGAAATCCTGTGGTTATTGCCAATATTTATGAAAACCGTAAAGTTGATGAAATAGTATTTCTTGACATTGATGCTTCTAAACAAGGAAGAGGTTTGGATGTTGATACAATAAATGCGGTTGTAGAAGATTGCTTTATGCCCATTACTATTGGGGGGGGACTGAGGAACTGCGAAGATATAGAAAAGGCTTTGAGAGCCGGCGCTGATAAGGTTTCTTTGAACAGCATTCTCCTGGAAAACATGGAATTTTTGAAGGAAGCGGTCTCCGTCTTTGGTAGTCAATGTATCACGGTATCAATAGATGTCAAAAAGAACTGTAATAACGATTATATTGTTTACTCTCATGCCCACAAGGATGTAAACTGGTCACTTACTGAGTTCTTGAGGCTGGTCAGTGAATACAAGGCTGGTGAGATATTGCTTAATAATGTTGACCTGGATGGAACAATGAAAGGCTATGATTTGCAATTAATCAACTTGGTTTCAAGTCTTTCCAGCATTCCCGTTATTGCCGCAGGTGGTGCCTCAAAACCTTCTGATTGCGCTGATGCCATCAAAGCGGGTGCATCAGCCGTAGCGGCATCAAGCATATTTCATTTCACAAGTATTACTCCAAGAATTTGTAAGAGAGCCATGGCAGAAGCCTCCATACCTGTCAGATTATGA
- a CDS encoding glycosyltransferase family protein, with protein MSNRGIIIQARALSSRCPGKIFRYLPDGSGITVLEQVIRRVKRVKGAKVIIVATSCRQEDDEVIRLVQNENVLSFRGSEEHVLSRFYLAASSCELTDIIRITADCPCIDPMIIDELIQNHVRRGMDYTSNTLKRTFPRGLDAEVISFSALEKAYKNASEDFEQEHVTPYIYRSHPEQFHVMNLEAEGRINNPSIRVTLDTEEDYALLCAVYDYLYDEATLFRTADIIDLFEKKPWLSLINKRINQKSLTSSIEEEYKEALDLMERNGLKKARKFIIEQVGKYA; from the coding sequence ATGAGCAACAGAGGAATTATTATTCAGGCGAGAGCTTTATCTTCAAGGTGCCCAGGTAAGATTTTCAGGTATTTACCCGATGGAAGCGGAATAACTGTGCTTGAGCAGGTGATTAGAAGAGTAAAAAGAGTGAAGGGTGCAAAGGTAATTATTGTTGCGACATCATGCCGGCAAGAAGATGATGAAGTGATAAGACTGGTTCAAAACGAGAATGTACTGAGTTTCAGAGGCAGCGAAGAGCACGTCCTGTCGAGGTTTTATCTTGCAGCGTCTTCCTGTGAATTGACTGATATAATAAGAATTACTGCAGATTGCCCCTGCATTGACCCAATGATCATTGATGAGCTCATTCAAAATCACGTAAGGCGGGGAATGGATTACACCAGTAACACCCTGAAAAGAACTTTCCCCCGGGGGCTTGATGCTGAAGTAATATCTTTTAGTGCTTTGGAGAAAGCTTACAAAAATGCAAGTGAAGATTTTGAACAGGAACATGTGACTCCTTATATTTACAGGAGCCATCCAGAGCAGTTTCATGTCATGAACCTGGAAGCAGAAGGAAGGATAAATAATCCATCAATCAGAGTGACTCTTGATACTGAAGAGGATTACGCGCTTTTATGTGCAGTTTATGATTATCTGTATGATGAAGCAACTCTTTTCAGAACAGCAGATATTATAGATCTGTTTGAAAAGAAACCCTGGCTTTCCCTGATCAATAAAAGGATTAATCAAAAAAGCTTGACCTCTTCAATTGAAGAAGAGTATAAAGAGGCTTTGGATCTTATGGAGCGGAACGGTCTGAAAAAAGCCAGGAAATTTATCATAGAGCAAGTGGGAAAATATGCATAG
- the pseI gene encoding pseudaminic acid synthase, translating into MAFKMAGQTIGDDNSCFIVAELSSNHAKNLEIAINTIKAIKESGADAVKLQTYTPESMTLKSEKDFFRIRQGTIWDGKTLYDLYEEAYTPWEWHSKLKTAAEELGLVCFSAPFDKAAVDFLEDLNFPAYKVASFEITDIPLIRYIASKGKPIILSTGIANLSEIEEAVNVCRSQGNLHIALLKCTSAYPAPFDEINLKTIPDLLNTFNAVIGLSDHTMGYSVAIASIALGAKIVEKHFILDRSLKTPDASFSMEPHEFRAMVSSIKEAEKAMGKVSYDLTESTMKSREFARSLFVVQDIQCGDVFTEENIRSIRPGFGLHPRYLDSVLGRKSHGALSAGTPLQWEMIDK; encoded by the coding sequence ATGGCCTTTAAGATGGCAGGACAGACTATCGGAGATGATAATTCTTGTTTCATAGTTGCTGAATTGTCTTCAAACCATGCAAAAAATCTGGAAATAGCAATCAACACCATAAAGGCAATCAAGGAATCCGGCGCTGATGCGGTCAAATTACAGACATACACGCCAGAGAGCATGACACTAAAAAGTGAAAAAGACTTTTTCAGGATCAGGCAGGGGACTATTTGGGATGGGAAGACTCTCTATGACCTGTACGAGGAAGCTTATACTCCATGGGAATGGCATTCAAAACTGAAAACCGCTGCCGAAGAGCTTGGTCTTGTCTGTTTCTCTGCTCCCTTTGATAAGGCTGCTGTTGATTTTCTGGAGGATTTGAATTTTCCTGCTTATAAGGTGGCATCTTTTGAGATAACAGATATCCCATTGATAAGATATATTGCATCAAAGGGCAAGCCAATAATACTCTCAACAGGTATAGCCAATTTATCGGAGATAGAGGAGGCCGTGAATGTCTGCAGAAGTCAGGGAAACCTGCACATTGCATTGTTAAAATGCACATCGGCCTATCCGGCGCCATTTGATGAAATCAATTTGAAAACGATCCCCGATTTATTGAATACTTTCAATGCCGTTATCGGGCTTTCAGACCATACCATGGGCTATTCAGTGGCAATTGCCTCAATTGCACTTGGAGCAAAAATCGTAGAAAAGCATTTTATTCTGGATAGGAGTCTCAAGACGCCTGATGCTTCCTTTTCAATGGAACCGCATGAATTCAGAGCGATGGTAAGCTCTATTAAAGAAGCTGAGAAGGCAATGGGTAAAGTAAGCTATGACCTCACTGAAAGCACCATGAAATCAAGGGAGTTTGCACGTTCTCTTTTTGTGGTGCAGGATATACAATGCGGTGATGTCTTCACAGAGGAAAACATTCGCTCTATCCGGCCAGGATTCGGTCTGCACCCAAGATATCTTGATTCAGTGCTCGGAAGGAAATCGCATGGTGCGCTCAGTGCAGGGACACCTTTACAATGGGAAATGATAGACAAGTAG
- the pseC gene encoding UDP-4-amino-4,6-dideoxy-N-acetyl-beta-L-altrosamine transaminase — protein MRLIPYGHHSVDPSDIDVVLAVLRSDWLTQGPRIEEFERALCEFAGAHYAVAFSHGTAALHGACYAAGIGKEDEVITSPNTFVATANSVLYCGGKPVFADIEGETLNINPAEIEKRLTTHTKAIMPVHFAGNPCDMEKIDFIAKKNNLMVIEDAAHALGSIYRNSPIGACKYSNFAVFSFHPVKAIATGEGGAVLTNDREFYQRLLLFRNHGITKESDKFQYREDSDGPWYYEMQDLGHNFRLTDIQAALGLSQMKKLKSFILRRREIVEKYNSVFQELDFVRIPVEADDSFSAYHLFVLQIDFERLNKRRKDVMDELLKRSVGTQVHYIPVHLQPYYRNKYGYKRGDYPVSENYYSRALTIPLFPKMTDAEVDYVIQNVLQVLR, from the coding sequence ATGAGACTCATTCCTTACGGCCACCATTCCGTTGACCCATCAGACATTGATGTGGTCCTGGCTGTGCTCAGATCTGATTGGCTTACTCAGGGACCCCGTATCGAAGAATTCGAAAGAGCATTATGTGAGTTTGCTGGAGCACACTATGCAGTCGCCTTTTCACATGGAACGGCAGCTCTGCATGGTGCTTGTTATGCGGCAGGTATAGGGAAAGAAGATGAGGTCATCACCTCACCAAATACTTTTGTGGCAACTGCAAATAGTGTGCTTTACTGTGGCGGAAAGCCCGTGTTTGCTGATATTGAGGGAGAAACATTAAATATAAATCCGGCAGAAATAGAAAAAAGGCTCACTACTCATACAAAAGCCATAATGCCGGTTCATTTTGCGGGAAATCCCTGCGATATGGAAAAGATTGATTTTATTGCGAAAAAGAATAACTTGATGGTCATAGAGGATGCGGCTCATGCATTGGGCTCAATATATAGAAACTCTCCCATAGGAGCCTGCAAATATTCAAATTTTGCAGTATTCAGCTTTCATCCGGTGAAAGCAATCGCCACAGGCGAGGGCGGTGCAGTTCTTACCAATGATAGGGAGTTTTATCAAAGACTGCTATTATTCAGGAATCACGGTATAACGAAGGAATCTGATAAATTTCAGTACAGGGAGGATTCTGATGGCCCCTGGTACTATGAGATGCAGGATCTTGGTCATAATTTCCGTCTTACAGATATTCAGGCTGCATTGGGATTGTCGCAGATGAAGAAATTGAAGAGCTTTATTCTGAGAAGAAGAGAAATTGTTGAAAAATATAATAGTGTGTTTCAAGAATTGGACTTTGTAAGGATTCCCGTTGAAGCAGATGATTCTTTCTCGGCCTATCATCTTTTTGTTCTCCAGATAGATTTTGAGAGATTGAACAAAAGAAGAAAAGATGTAATGGATGAATTGTTGAAACGTTCAGTTGGCACACAAGTTCATTATATTCCGGTTCATCTTCAGCCTTATTACAGGAATAAATACGGCTACAAGCGTGGTGACTATCCCGTATCGGAGAATTATTACAGCCGGGCGCTTACAATTCCGCTCTTCCCTAAAATGACTGATGCCGAAGTGGATTATGTCATACAGAACGTCCTGCAGGTATTGAGATAA
- a CDS encoding TIM barrel protein translates to MEAQKLFAADYFSYIELFVVPGSFGKCITLWRNIKAPFVIHAPHYMSGLNLSQYSDRQSNFAMIREVMEFADMLKADEIIFHPGVGGDIQETIAQLKDINDQRILIENKPYRAIVDELTCNGNSPEDIKLVMDNTGCAFCLDIGHAIYSANFRKVDPWEYFNKFLELRPVMYHLTDGDFQGVTDQHKHFGEGDFPIERILKTIPQDSRITIETKRESEISLDDTMEDVEYLMRICNCSGSDVKA, encoded by the coding sequence ATGGAAGCGCAGAAACTTTTTGCCGCTGATTATTTCAGCTATATTGAGCTTTTTGTTGTGCCGGGTTCATTCGGGAAATGCATTACACTGTGGAGAAACATAAAGGCTCCCTTTGTGATTCATGCTCCCCATTACATGAGTGGCCTGAATCTGTCACAGTATTCAGATCGGCAATCAAATTTTGCAATGATCAGAGAAGTCATGGAATTCGCTGATATGTTAAAAGCTGATGAAATAATATTTCACCCGGGTGTGGGAGGAGATATTCAGGAGACAATTGCTCAGCTCAAAGATATTAATGATCAACGAATACTCATAGAGAATAAGCCTTACCGTGCCATTGTTGATGAATTGACATGCAATGGGAATTCTCCCGAAGATATTAAATTGGTTATGGATAACACGGGCTGCGCTTTCTGTCTTGATATCGGACATGCAATATATTCTGCAAATTTCAGAAAAGTGGATCCGTGGGAGTATTTTAATAAATTCCTGGAATTAAGACCAGTGATGTATCATTTAACTGACGGTGATTTTCAGGGAGTGACTGATCAGCACAAGCATTTTGGAGAGGGCGATTTTCCAATAGAGAGAATATTAAAGACAATTCCTCAAGACTCAAGAATTACCATTGAAACAAAAAGAGAATCTGAAATATCCCTTGATGATACAATGGAGGATGTGGAATATTTGATGAGAATCTGCAATTGTTCAGGATCTGATGTAAAGGCCTGA
- the hisH gene encoding imidazole glycerol phosphate synthase subunit HisH has translation MITVIDLKIGNINSVSRALRHLKVEHGVSNEDSFIEKSDKLILPGVGNFSEAMKRMKEMGLDSVIKNLVSERGIPILGICLGMQLFASYGEEGSRVEGLDLVKGKVIFHRASRMGLRIPHIGWNDVNSGKIKIFKSVEQSSCFYFTHSYEFIPDDQEHIELGYTHYGLDFVSALQKGHIFGTQFHVEKSQKVGLKVLSNFCEGSFYAEK, from the coding sequence TTGATTACGGTTATTGATTTAAAGATAGGAAATATAAATAGCGTAAGCCGCGCTCTGAGGCATTTAAAAGTAGAACATGGGGTCTCAAATGAAGATTCATTTATCGAGAAATCAGATAAGCTGATATTACCGGGTGTAGGTAACTTTTCCGAGGCAATGAAGAGAATGAAGGAAATGGGACTTGACTCCGTCATAAAAAATTTGGTGTCTGAGCGTGGAATTCCCATCCTGGGAATATGCCTTGGCATGCAGCTCTTTGCGAGCTATGGAGAGGAAGGTAGCAGGGTGGAAGGTCTGGACCTGGTGAAAGGGAAAGTGATTTTTCATCGTGCTTCAAGAATGGGCCTTCGGATCCCTCACATCGGCTGGAATGATGTGAATTCAGGCAAAATAAAGATATTCAAGTCGGTGGAGCAGAGTTCATGCTTCTATTTTACCCATAGTTATGAGTTTATCCCCGATGATCAGGAACATATAGAACTGGGTTATACCCATTATGGTCTTGATTTCGTATCTGCTCTGCAGAAAGGGCATATCTTTGGCACACAGTTTCATGTGGAAAAGAGTCAGAAGGTTGGATTAAAAGTCCTCTCCAATTTTTGTGAGGGAAGCTTTTATGCTGAGAAATAG
- a CDS encoding DUF4910 domain-containing protein — MSEKLKNLLESYFDRLWPKFRSLAGPEFRNSLDILSEIVPFKRFKFKTGSKVLDWIVPREWYVREAYFMDLQRRKYADIEKNNLHLVSYSVPFKGVLPLSKLRDHLHSLPDRPDAIPYITSYYKEYWGFCISHNEYQRLPDGDYFVKIDSRLSPGHVEIGEAILPGKTKKEVLFSSYLCHPSLANNELSGPLVLSFLYDRVRRIKDRLYTYRFVIVPETIGTLCYLSMRGAHLVRHLMAGYIVTCVGDRGNFTYKQSRQENTLADRAARLVLGDKDCHIIVPFDPGNGSEERQYCSPGFNLPVGSLMRSMYSCYPEYHTSKDDKSFVDFDSMIESISVYYDIVRALESNRTWVNKVRYGEPQLGRRGLYPSLGNDKACEGKVRAMMWLLNLADGENDLFAIAEKSGESIKLLQELCEELYHKGLLEPA; from the coding sequence ATGAGTGAAAAATTAAAAAATCTTCTGGAATCCTATTTTGACAGACTTTGGCCGAAATTCAGAAGTCTGGCAGGACCGGAATTCAGAAACTCATTAGATATTTTGTCGGAAATTGTACCTTTCAAGCGCTTTAAGTTCAAAACCGGCTCAAAGGTGCTTGACTGGATTGTTCCCAGGGAATGGTATGTGAGAGAAGCTTATTTTATGGATTTACAAAGAAGAAAGTATGCAGATATTGAAAAGAACAATCTGCATCTTGTGTCGTATTCGGTCCCGTTTAAAGGAGTTTTGCCGTTAAGCAAGCTCCGTGACCACCTTCACAGTCTGCCGGATCGTCCCGATGCAATTCCTTATATCACCTCTTATTATAAAGAATACTGGGGGTTCTGCATCTCTCATAATGAATATCAAAGGCTTCCTGACGGGGATTATTTTGTCAAGATAGATTCACGCCTCTCCCCTGGTCACGTAGAAATAGGGGAAGCAATTCTCCCAGGCAAGACAAAGAAGGAGGTGCTGTTTTCTTCGTATCTCTGTCATCCTTCATTGGCAAACAATGAATTGTCAGGTCCACTGGTTCTGTCATTTCTTTACGACAGAGTGCGAAGAATTAAAGACCGTCTCTATACATATAGATTTGTTATTGTTCCTGAGACTATAGGTACTTTATGCTACTTGAGCATGAGAGGTGCTCATTTGGTCAGGCACTTGATGGCAGGCTATATAGTAACATGTGTGGGAGATCGTGGAAATTTCACCTATAAACAGTCTCGTCAAGAAAATACTCTTGCCGATAGAGCCGCCCGCCTGGTATTGGGGGATAAAGATTGTCACATAATTGTCCCGTTTGATCCAGGTAATGGCAGTGAAGAGAGACAATATTGTTCGCCTGGCTTCAATCTGCCGGTAGGATCACTGATGAGATCCATGTACTCATGCTATCCAGAATATCATACCTCAAAAGATGACAAGAGCTTTGTTGATTTTGATTCCATGATTGAGTCAATATCAGTATATTATGATATAGTGCGTGCATTAGAATCTAATAGAACATGGGTCAATAAGGTGCGCTATGGTGAGCCTCAATTGGGCAGAAGAGGTCTTTATCCGTCACTGGGGAATGATAAGGCCTGCGAAGGGAAGGTAAGGGCGATGATGTGGCTCCTCAACCTTGCCGATGGAGAAAACGATCTATTCGCTATTGCGGAAAAGTCTGGAGAAAGCATTAAATTATTGCAGGAGCTCTGCGAAGAGCTCTACCACAAAGGACTGCTAGAACCCGCATAA